A genomic window from Halorubrum trapanicum includes:
- a CDS encoding mRNA surveillance protein pelota, with protein sequence MRISERGYGEEGRERLTLVPENVDDLWHLAHVLEPGDLVEGDTTRRIQRNDDQMRDTGGQREHIFVTLEVEDVEFARFANRLRVSGIIVGCSREDQLNAHHTLNVEEHDEITVEKHFKPDQTERLQEATEAAENPDVAIATVEEGAAYVHTVQQYGTEEYASFTKPTGKGEFSRPREELFAELGEALAHLDADAVILAGPGFTKQDARDYIDEEYRDLADRVTTVDTSAAGDRGVHEVLKRGAVDEVQKETRISKEASLIDELTENIAKEEKATYGPDDTAEAAEFGAVETLLVVDERLRTERQGDGDWDIDVNEVIESVERQGGDVVVFSSEFAPGEQLANLGGIAAILRYRLQ encoded by the coding sequence ATGCGCATCTCCGAGCGGGGGTACGGCGAGGAGGGCCGGGAACGGCTCACGCTGGTCCCCGAGAACGTCGACGACCTCTGGCACCTCGCGCACGTCCTCGAACCGGGGGACCTGGTCGAGGGCGACACCACCCGACGGATCCAGCGGAACGACGACCAGATGCGAGACACCGGCGGACAGCGCGAGCACATCTTCGTCACGCTGGAGGTGGAGGACGTCGAGTTCGCGCGGTTCGCCAACCGGCTCCGGGTCTCCGGGATCATCGTCGGCTGCTCGCGGGAGGACCAGCTCAACGCCCACCACACGCTCAACGTCGAGGAACACGACGAGATCACCGTCGAGAAGCACTTCAAGCCGGACCAGACCGAGCGGCTCCAGGAGGCGACGGAGGCCGCGGAGAATCCCGACGTGGCCATCGCGACCGTCGAGGAGGGCGCGGCCTACGTCCACACGGTCCAGCAGTACGGCACCGAGGAGTACGCCTCGTTCACGAAGCCGACCGGGAAAGGCGAGTTCTCGCGGCCGCGCGAGGAGCTGTTCGCGGAGCTGGGCGAGGCGCTCGCGCACCTCGACGCCGACGCCGTGATCCTCGCCGGGCCGGGGTTCACCAAACAGGACGCGCGCGACTACATCGACGAGGAGTACCGTGACCTCGCCGACCGGGTCACCACGGTCGACACCTCCGCCGCGGGCGACCGCGGCGTCCACGAGGTCCTCAAGCGCGGCGCGGTCGACGAGGTCCAGAAGGAGACGCGCATCTCGAAGGAGGCGAGCCTCATCGACGAGCTGACCGAGAACATCGCCAAAGAGGAGAAGGCGACGTACGGCCCGGACGACACCGCCGAGGCCGCCGAGTTCGGCGCGGTCGAGACGCTGCTCGTCGTCGACGAGCGCCTCCGCACGGAGCGGCAGGGCGACGGCGACTGGGACATCGACGTCAACGAGGTGATCGAGTCGGTCGAGCGGCAGGGCGGCGACGTGGTCGTCTTCTCCTCGGAGTTCGCTCCCGGCGAGCAGCTCGCCAACCTCGGCGGCATCGCCGCAATCTTACGCTACCGACTCCAGTGA
- a CDS encoding DUF4013 domain-containing protein → MLTAAATALTRTDDTAGVVLVGGSVTLLGWTLTALWLGGVLFVSPAVAVAAPVALAPSLVARGYYVRVTRAAIQTRDSAGTPSLVAWGELVRDGLKSALLSAALLAPLAGGLAVAGGAVAALVAGPVDPESTATAVESALGPNGPAAVAVVAAGVVAALVGAYLLAFAYVRPAALAAFAASGRLRDGLNPRTVARVAATGPYATGWTLAVGALAVGYAVAAPTAPLVVGVALAFLVRVVSHGLYGRGAADALREGSTRDAAARPSVRTDRDAARSGSRAARRADATRREDANRGAGAARAVDATREIGRARNDPPAPVVSGDGGRPMRSEPPAAVQVGRDVPVADRRDRSDAAAATIEDGSDPAGGFEWGPSLADAEGKR, encoded by the coding sequence ATGCTCACCGCGGCCGCGACGGCGCTGACGCGAACCGACGACACCGCGGGCGTCGTCCTCGTCGGCGGGTCCGTGACCCTGTTGGGGTGGACCCTCACGGCGCTGTGGCTCGGCGGTGTCCTCTTCGTCAGCCCCGCGGTCGCCGTCGCGGCCCCGGTCGCGCTCGCCCCGTCGCTCGTCGCGCGCGGCTACTACGTCCGGGTGACGCGGGCGGCGATCCAGACGAGGGACTCGGCCGGCACGCCGTCGCTCGTCGCCTGGGGCGAACTGGTCAGGGACGGCCTTAAGTCGGCGCTGCTGTCGGCGGCGCTGCTCGCCCCGCTCGCGGGCGGCCTCGCGGTCGCCGGCGGCGCCGTCGCCGCGCTCGTCGCCGGTCCCGTCGATCCGGAGTCGACCGCGACCGCCGTCGAATCTGCTCTCGGTCCGAACGGCCCGGCCGCCGTCGCGGTCGTCGCCGCCGGGGTCGTCGCCGCGCTCGTCGGCGCGTACCTCCTCGCGTTCGCGTACGTCCGTCCCGCCGCGCTCGCCGCGTTCGCCGCGTCCGGGCGGCTGAGGGATGGACTGAACCCGCGGACCGTGGCCCGCGTCGCCGCGACGGGCCCGTACGCCACCGGCTGGACGCTCGCCGTCGGAGCGCTCGCGGTCGGGTACGCCGTCGCGGCGCCGACGGCGCCGCTGGTCGTCGGCGTCGCGCTCGCCTTCCTCGTCCGGGTCGTCTCGCACGGCCTCTACGGACGCGGAGCGGCGGACGCGCTGCGAGAGGGTTCGACGCGGGACGCCGCGGCGCGGCCGTCGGTCCGGACGGACCGCGACGCCGCGCGCTCCGGGAGCCGAGCGGCTCGCCGCGCGGATGCGACTCGCCGCGAGGACGCGAATCGCGGCGCGGGCGCCGCTCGTGCCGTCGACGCGACCCGGGAGATCGGTCGCGCGAGAAACGACCCGCCGGCACCCGTCGTGTCGGGCGACGGCGGGCGGCCGATGCGGAGCGAGCCGCCGGCCGCGGTTCAGGTCGGCCGCGACGTTCCGGTCGCTGACCGGCGAGACCGGAGCGACGCTGCCGCCGCCACCATCGAGGACGGCAGCGATCCGGCCGGCGGCTTCGAGTGGGGGCCGTCGCTCGCCGACGCGGAAGGCAAGCGTTGA
- a CDS encoding alpha/beta hydrolase, with amino-acid sequence MTRRDPVNRAQRRLARPARERFATRAVAFDVDGETCRGTLYLPGGDADDSPVVVMAPGLGAERTFGYPAVAERFADAGHAALLFDHPEFGDSDGDSQVVDLARQRAAYEGAIDRAARVDDAGDDLVLWGASLSAAHVLTLAAERRDVDAVVGLVPMLDGRAIAARRGGRYLLRSGAAGFRDLLGHRIGRGRTVPIVGGAEECAAITEPGTKRKYIDLVDRESAWRNETPARSLLGLVGYRPVTRLDEIDAPTLLLAGTDDAIVDADSVAAAGERLSRGTVVTMPADHFSVLGDDFEGAVGHQLSFLRDALE; translated from the coding sequence GTGACCCGCCGCGACCCGGTCAACCGCGCGCAGCGCCGCCTCGCCCGCCCGGCCCGCGAGCGGTTCGCCACCCGCGCGGTCGCGTTCGACGTCGACGGCGAGACCTGTCGCGGGACGCTGTACCTGCCCGGCGGCGACGCGGACGACTCCCCGGTCGTCGTGATGGCGCCCGGGCTCGGCGCGGAGCGGACCTTCGGCTACCCCGCCGTCGCGGAGCGGTTCGCGGACGCGGGCCACGCCGCGCTCCTCTTCGATCACCCGGAGTTCGGCGACTCCGACGGCGACTCGCAGGTCGTCGACCTCGCCCGTCAGCGCGCGGCGTACGAGGGAGCGATCGACCGCGCGGCCCGCGTCGACGACGCCGGCGACGACCTCGTGTTATGGGGGGCGTCGCTGTCGGCCGCGCACGTCCTGACGCTCGCCGCGGAGCGCCGCGACGTCGACGCGGTCGTGGGGCTCGTCCCGATGCTCGACGGCCGCGCCATCGCCGCCCGTCGCGGCGGGCGGTACCTCCTCCGTTCCGGTGCCGCCGGGTTCCGCGACCTGCTCGGCCACCGGATCGGTCGCGGCCGCACGGTCCCCATCGTCGGCGGCGCGGAGGAGTGCGCGGCGATCACCGAGCCGGGGACGAAGCGGAAGTACATCGACCTCGTCGACCGCGAGTCGGCGTGGCGCAACGAGACCCCCGCGCGCTCGCTGCTCGGACTCGTCGGCTACCGCCCGGTCACGCGGCTCGACGAGATCGACGCCCCGACGCTGCTGCTCGCGGGGACCGACGACGCCATCGTCGACGCCGACTCGGTCGCGGCCGCCGGCGAGCGGCTCTCGCGCGGCACCGTCGTCACGATGCCCGCCGACCACTTCTCGGTGCTCGGCGACGACTTCGAGGGCGCGGTCGGCCACCAGCTCTCCTTCCTGCGCGACGCGCTTGAGTGA
- a CDS encoding thiamine-binding protein: MTAIALLSVAPVIEGSMAEEVAKAVAALDDLDVSYETNPMGTVIEADDAETLFAAAAAAHEAVDGDRISTFLKVDDKRTSDGTAAEKVAAVEEHLGREAKRER; this comes from the coding sequence ATGACAGCCATCGCACTGTTGAGCGTCGCGCCGGTGATCGAGGGGAGCATGGCCGAGGAGGTGGCGAAGGCGGTCGCCGCGCTCGACGACCTCGACGTGAGCTACGAGACGAACCCGATGGGCACCGTGATCGAGGCCGACGACGCGGAGACGCTGTTCGCGGCCGCGGCGGCCGCCCACGAGGCGGTCGACGGCGACCGCATCTCGACGTTCCTCAAGGTCGACGACAAGCGGACGAGCGACGGGACCGCCGCGGAGAAGGTCGCGGCCGTCGAGGAACACCTCGGCCGCGAAGCGAAACGGGAGCGGTAG
- a CDS encoding RtcB family protein has translation MTTREFDGIRLEKVREHVWEIPREGEMNVPARVLASENLLEEIGDDDSLQQLKNATHLPGMVEPALCMPDGHQGYGFPVGGVGAIDARTGCISPGAVGYDINCGVRMVKTNLTYDDVRGREEELVDALFEAVPSGLGGGGVIDGTADAIEGALERGVEWAVEEGYGIESDLARCEDEGRRPDARPEYVSQKAMDRGRNQMGSLGSGNHFLEVQRVTDVFREDVAESYGLEEDGIVVLIHCGSRGLGHQTCNDYLRRIEQEHADLLDELPDKELAAAPAGSELAEEYYGAMGACINFAWVNRQLITHQARKTFGEVFDADPIEDLGMELLYDVAHNIAKKETHEVGVDAEGRPAVGDEAVDRAERELYVHRKGATRAFPAGHEDVPETYRGVGQPVIIPGSMGSGSYVLRGGDESMSVSFGSTAHGAGRLMSRTRAKQEFWGGDVQDDLADGQQIYVKAQSGATIAEEAPGVYKDIDEVIRVSDELGIGDKVARTFPVCNIKG, from the coding sequence ATGACCACGCGCGAGTTCGACGGGATCCGGTTAGAGAAGGTACGCGAACACGTCTGGGAGATCCCCCGCGAGGGCGAGATGAACGTCCCCGCGCGGGTCCTCGCCAGCGAGAACCTGCTGGAAGAGATCGGCGACGACGACTCGCTCCAGCAGCTGAAGAACGCGACCCACCTGCCCGGGATGGTCGAGCCCGCGCTCTGTATGCCCGACGGCCACCAGGGGTACGGGTTCCCCGTCGGCGGCGTCGGAGCGATCGACGCCCGAACCGGCTGTATTTCGCCCGGAGCGGTCGGATACGACATAAATTGTGGTGTAAGAATGGTGAAAACTAACCTCACCTACGACGACGTCCGCGGCCGCGAGGAGGAGCTCGTCGACGCGCTGTTCGAGGCCGTTCCCTCGGGGCTCGGCGGCGGCGGCGTGATCGACGGCACCGCCGACGCGATCGAAGGCGCCCTCGAACGCGGCGTCGAGTGGGCGGTCGAGGAGGGGTACGGGATCGAGAGCGACCTCGCGCGCTGCGAGGACGAGGGGCGACGCCCCGACGCGCGCCCGGAGTACGTGAGCCAGAAGGCGATGGACCGCGGGCGCAACCAGATGGGGTCGCTCGGCTCGGGCAACCACTTCCTCGAAGTTCAGCGCGTCACGGACGTGTTCCGCGAGGACGTCGCCGAGTCGTACGGGCTCGAAGAGGACGGGATCGTCGTCCTGATCCACTGCGGGAGCCGCGGGCTCGGCCACCAGACCTGCAACGACTACCTCCGGCGGATCGAGCAGGAACACGCCGACCTCCTCGACGAGCTGCCCGACAAGGAGCTGGCGGCCGCGCCCGCCGGCTCCGAGCTGGCCGAGGAGTACTACGGCGCGATGGGCGCGTGTATCAACTTCGCGTGGGTGAACCGTCAGCTGATCACCCACCAGGCCCGGAAGACGTTCGGCGAGGTGTTCGACGCCGACCCGATCGAGGACCTCGGGATGGAGCTGCTGTACGACGTGGCGCACAACATCGCGAAGAAGGAGACCCACGAGGTCGGCGTCGACGCCGAGGGGCGGCCCGCCGTCGGCGACGAGGCCGTCGACCGCGCGGAGCGCGAACTGTACGTCCACCGCAAGGGCGCGACGCGGGCGTTTCCCGCGGGCCACGAGGACGTGCCGGAGACCTACCGCGGGGTGGGCCAGCCCGTCATCATCCCCGGGAGCATGGGCTCGGGCTCGTACGTCCTCCGCGGCGGCGACGAGTCGATGTCGGTGTCGTTCGGCTCGACCGCCCACGGCGCCGGGCGGCTGATGAGCCGGACGCGGGCGAAACAGGAGTTCTGGGGCGGCGACGTCCAAGACGACCTCGCCGACGGTCAGCAGATATACGTGAAAGCGCAGTCCGGCGCCACGATCGCTGAGGAGGCGCCCGGCGTCTACAAGGACATCGACGAGGTGATCCGCGTCAGCGACGAGCTGGGGATCGGCGACAAGGTGGCGCGCACCTTCCCCGTCTGTAACATCAAGGGGTGA
- a CDS encoding archease yields the protein MSYELRDHTADVAVEATADTLSGLFAAVADGLAAASAESVPETGGDRFEFEVAAEGREALLFDYLDRLIYERDVRLVLPADHRCSVVEPDSAAPQNRTADPGEWRLTASARGVPLDAVAAREVKAVTYSEMALERRRDEWYAYVVFDV from the coding sequence ATGAGCTACGAGCTCCGCGACCACACGGCCGACGTCGCCGTCGAGGCGACGGCCGACACCCTCTCGGGGCTGTTCGCGGCGGTCGCGGACGGGCTCGCGGCCGCGAGCGCGGAGTCGGTGCCGGAGACGGGAGGTGACCGGTTCGAGTTCGAAGTCGCCGCCGAGGGCCGCGAGGCCTTGCTGTTCGACTACCTCGACCGCCTGATCTACGAGCGCGACGTGCGGCTCGTCCTCCCGGCGGACCACCGCTGTTCGGTCGTCGAACCGGACTCCGCGGCTCCTCAGAACCGGACTGCGGACCCCGGTGAGTGGCGACTCACGGCCAGCGCGCGCGGCGTCCCCCTCGACGCGGTGGCCGCCCGGGAGGTCAAGGCGGTCACGTACTCGGAGATGGCGCTTGAACGGAGGAGAGACGAGTGGTACGCGTACGTCGTCTTCGACGTGTGA
- a CDS encoding DUF502 domain-containing protein, which produces MTDESSGVELLRRAFLTGIAVIVPAVITLAVLAFAFNAVYDYLDAFSSAIVAVSPGDGLPVVGAVSREVAIEIATPVVFVAAILLIGAAVESSRYGEQAVAYVDYAVERVPGVGSVYQGFRQMSDAMLESDGGNFREVVLVEFPTAEAYTLAFVTSETPAAIADHADSGGEGMRTLFMPMAPNPVMGGHVVFVPERRIVDVELTVDEGIRALVTSGVALEEVAADIDDVDPEDLRTEAPERTIDARFQTDERSESAEGSRDGTHEGNGER; this is translated from the coding sequence ATGACCGACGAGTCGTCGGGAGTCGAGCTGCTCCGACGGGCCTTCCTGACCGGCATCGCCGTCATCGTTCCCGCCGTCATCACGCTGGCCGTCCTCGCGTTCGCGTTCAACGCGGTGTACGACTATCTCGACGCCTTCTCGTCGGCGATCGTCGCCGTGTCGCCGGGGGACGGGCTGCCGGTGGTCGGCGCCGTCTCTCGCGAGGTCGCGATCGAGATCGCGACGCCGGTCGTGTTCGTGGCCGCAATCCTCCTCATCGGCGCGGCCGTCGAATCCTCGCGGTACGGAGAGCAAGCCGTCGCCTACGTCGACTACGCCGTCGAGCGGGTTCCGGGCGTCGGCTCCGTCTACCAGGGGTTCCGGCAGATGAGCGACGCCATGCTGGAGTCGGACGGCGGGAACTTCCGCGAGGTCGTCCTCGTGGAGTTCCCGACGGCGGAGGCGTACACGCTCGCGTTCGTCACGAGCGAGACGCCGGCGGCCATCGCGGACCACGCGGACAGCGGGGGCGAGGGGATGCGGACGCTGTTCATGCCGATGGCGCCGAACCCGGTGATGGGCGGCCACGTCGTCTTCGTCCCGGAGCGCCGGATCGTCGACGTCGAGCTGACCGTCGACGAGGGGATCCGCGCGCTGGTGACGAGCGGCGTCGCACTGGAGGAGGTCGCCGCCGACATCGACGACGTCGACCCGGAGGACCTCCGAACCGAGGCGCCGGAGCGGACCATCGACGCCCGGTTCCAGACCGACGAGCGATCGGAGAGCGCCGAGGGGTCCCGTGACGGGACCCACGAAGGGAACGGCGAGCGATGA